Within the Equus przewalskii isolate Varuska chromosome 1, EquPr2, whole genome shotgun sequence genome, the region TTAAACATACACCGGCTTAAGGAGCTATTTAAAAACATTCTACTCGACAAATCTTCGTCTACCTGAAAATGTCCACGAGGCCAAAGTCTAGAATCACCTGAGGCCCTCTTGCGTTTCTTTTGTAACTTTTCCCTTCTTGCATGCTGTCCCACATTTCAATCTTCcgtctccttttttcctcttcaagcTGCAAAAGAATCGCACATTGTACACGATGAATTCAGAAGTGGCCATCTTTCTCAAAGAACATGCTAATTtgaacaatttttaataaaagtgtcCTTCAAAACAAACTTTCCCCTGCATTTTCGCCCATTAACAAAACTGCTGCCATCCAGTGGCATGAGTTTCAGTCTCAGACGGAACCTCTTGTTTTTGTACACTATTAAAGATGGCAAAAAGtgtcatgaaaaaaagaataccaaTTCAGTTCTTCTGAAACTCGCCCTTCTAGAACATTTTTGGTAATGTGGAAGAACTCTGACTTGAGACGGGTGAGCGTGGCTGGCAGGCCTGCTTTGTTGCTACCTGGCTGTGTCACTTGAGGAAAGCCACTTAAACCCTCCGCTTTGCAGGCTATGAGGACCCAAGGAGAGCAGACTTAAAAGTGCTCTGCAAGTGAAGTGCAATGAAACATAAGGGAAGCTAATCTCAGCAGAAAATTCTGCCCAACAACAAGCACTTGAGAAAGCTCCTAATCACAGTTAGCAGGTCCCCGACGAGGGGGTGGAACACTGCGCCCTGCATCTTCGCCTCTGCTTCCTACTCCTTGAGCAGCAGCATTCCTGCCAGCAACTGGGTACCGCAACTTAAGCGTACACAGAACCGCTCATTCCCAAAGGAATGCAGACCCACACTGCAGTTCATTCTAGTTCCAATTAATCAGTGATGTCACAAGGATATGTGAGAATATGCCTTAGAAAGCACATATCCAGAAATTTTCTCCATGGCTTTCAGAATCCATGGCTGCTAAACCCAAGTACCTGTCACCTCATCTTCCAGCCTCTGCAAGTACAGGAAGCCAAGGAGTAAACCCCCTCTGGACCTGAAGGTAGTTTTACATTCCTAGCTAACATAGAGAGCATCACGACGGAAGACAGCTGACAAACCCTGAGACCACAAATAAGAAAGGTGATTTAACTGTGAGTCAGGCAGACTCagcttattattaatttttttctaagtccGTGAGACATATGCTATAACAATTTTAACTGAACATAGGCTTTTGTCCCAAACTTTTCCAATTTTAGAAGCTTatacaataattttcaaaagtgatcttttaaaagactttttcagCTATTATCAGCAAATTCAATAAATGATCAAGCTATTTTACTAATAACACACTCAAAAAACTCAGACCCTGAAGTCATTAATTCTGACAAGTAGAAGGAATTCAACCTATTCTATGGctctagaaacaaaaataattaaatggttggaaatcagcaaagaaaaaaacacagaactgCTCAAAAATGGCACTTATGTATATTATGCTGCCACTTCTATGAAAAAAGATCTATGCACGTATTTATATATGGATACAATATTCCTCgaaaaatatctaaaaacttAATACGGAATGCTTAGACAGGAAGGGATACGGGAGCAAGGAGGGCAGAGACAATTTTCATGGTATAGACTTTTATATCATGACATTTTTTTACCTcgtgtgatttaaaaaattaaataataagaatgtgatattttaacattttaggTTAGTGACTGTATTTAAGTGGAGGATGGGCAACCAAGTGAGCAGAAGCAGGCCGCTGAGACGTGACCAAGGAGGGCGAGGGTGTGCAGCAGGTGTGGCCTTGTTCTGTCCTTTCCTTCTGGGCTCCAGCCAAGCTGGAAGACCAGCCACGTACTGGATGACCATGCAGAAACAACAAAGGCCACTGGCAGCAGCAGAAACACCGGAGACACAGGCAAGACCAACTTCTCAGCTGCCTTAGAGCTAGCACAAGCTTCCTTCTGAGGGGATAAAGAGGGGCCCAGAAACATCTGGACTGAAACTAGAGAGCAGAGTCTACATTTGGTGGTTTCAGTTTCACAGACTGGGTCAAATCTGGTGGGTGATCTTACTCCTGTGAGGAGCAGCATAATCCACCTGGTTGCACAGGTCACTTCCAACAGCTGTCCTTGGttctgcctcccctctccccttctcccttccccttctaCTTTCCCCCAACCAAACCAggtgccttaaaaaaaaaaaaaaaaaccactcaaaaACTCCATCTCCTACCCCCCATCTCAACCCTGGGCTTAGCCCATGGCTGCCCCCCATGGCTCTCCTTCAATCCACTGAAGAGTGGCCCCACCAAGCCAGGTCATGCGAGACACACGGCTTGAAACAGACAACGGAGCAAGAAGATGCATGTGTGCCCTGTGTGTCTGGTGGCATGGTACCTGGACACAGTTTTGTTGGGTGAAATAATGCTGTGAGGGAACCACTAAAAAGCAAGAACATAAATAAAAGATGCCTTTCTAAGAATATTTTCCCCCTAAAGAGTAAACTGCACAAAAAAAGCATGCTGACCAATACTAAGCTATGTGGAAATGATTCTGCCACAATCACTTGTTGCCAGCACCCACCCTAAAGGGCACATgcgcatgcatgcatgcacacacacacacacatttttaccCACTAAGCCTCAGACTATTTCTTAAGACCACACATTCAAACTAAAACCAGCACATACCtgtcttagtttttctttatgcttttcaaCTTGTGCATTTAATTCCTCTTGCATTTTCAAACGAGCAGCTGCTAAAGCCTCTTGTCGCTTAACAACAACATCAGGTTCTAAAATGTCAGACAAAATTTCAGATAAAGCACCTTGTATTATATATAATGGGAACTCTTGAGGGTCCATATTATTAGAAGTATACAAGAGTATAGATGTCAGACAATGCAAAAATCTATTTTCACATGAATAATTCTACCCTTCTGCATACATTTTACTGCTCTAAGTTGAGCAAAATTCTAGCTGCAACCAAGGAAAGTTTTCTGATCATTAGCCATCAACTTGCCCACATCTATTccagaaagagataaaagattCTCAAGTATTTTATcctacagaaaagaaagaaaaatccttccAGCTAGCATTGATAGAAATGCATGCCCTAGCTTTATCTATGTTTTTATCTAGtttataaaacaaagcaaaattatataaatacactGTAAAGTTCTTTATCTGCTCATCTAGTCAGACCGCTGTGTTAAGGTCCACCGAGGGCAACCACACAGTGttgtgacttattttttaaacaaggaaacaaactaGAACTTATATGCTTACAGGAGTACCATCCAAAGTATAGGTGATCTTCAGTATCTACAGACAGTTAGTAGTGGGAAAAGGCCACTTAACTGAATCCTCATCAAACAGGGGTCAAAATGTCATGGTCACAATAGCActggcatctgtgtgtgtgtgtgcatgctggTAGAGATGACCGGaactttatctttaaaaacacaataaaattataGTTCCACTTTACAGGAATGTGAATTTTGGTAACATTTGTAACTGTTGGgtcattcttaaaataaaatcaatgaagcaCAGTTATTTTAACCCAATTTTTCTAACAAAATTGTACAACAGCACAAAGTAACACCTTTCACTGCACACGTATTTTTTGCAGTGCTTCACAGAAACAATCCTCTTTTGAAGCGCCCATCCTATCATCATCTCAGGAATCTACTcttcagtggtcagcaggtcttACAGGGCCGGCACTTCACCTGTAGAAATGGCTGTACCAGGTGACGGAACCTCTTCCCTAACACCATGTCATCACTTCACGAAAGCCTGCATCTTATGCAAGATTTACGATTGTACTTTGTAGTTTGTTGATGGAGGTACAGCCAACAgtcaaaaagacagagagaatggcAGGATCACTGGGTTTCACCGGAGAGGAGAAAGGTATACTGGAGTAAAGGGCTTTTCAAGTCTTTCCACTAACGACTCCTTTGTGCAATGCCCTTTGCTTTCCTCCCCAACCTCAGTCATCCTGGTGACTCAGATGAATGACAATTTGTATTTAATTACGCTGCTATTCTCAAAACATGCAATGTTTCTTTGGGATATGTCCTCAGAAACTGAGCTTCTAAGCTAGTCAAAAGGCTACTGTTACAGAGGAAATGAGTTTCTGGAACAGGTAAGCATAATCTGAAATCAAGTCTGATGAGTAAGCTGTGAAGATCAAAATGCAGCGGACAGGAAGAACTGAGGCTGTTTCTTGTCACCCACGCGGTGCTAGAGACAAGACATGCAGTGCATTCCCTACACACTATCAAGCAGGTTTTCCATCTTGTTAAaacctctgaaaaaaaaaattattgcactTTCACCAACATCGATTTCAGAAGCATAAATGGTTTTCCTCCCATACAAATTAGGATCAGGTACTTCTCGCTCTTCACAATAGACTAACAAACGCTAAGGGCAGTGTTTGTAAGGCCCTGGCCTCCCTCCGGGTCTCCCGCACTAACCCACGGCCGCCGCAGCTCGGTCCAGCCGCCTCTGCCGCAGGGCCCTCAGCCGGCTGGACAGCTTCTGGAAGAGCACGTAGAGGAGGATGCAGCTGAAGACGAGGTACCAGCCATAGGCGGCCAGCAGGGAGCCCACTGAAAAGACACAACAGTTTTCAAGAAACTAAGAACGATCCTGCTACCGGACTTCTCCATAAAATCCACGAGGACAAAGGAAGCGCAGCTCCTGCCCTCAAAACCCCCACGGGCAGGCTGAGCAAATGGCCTCCCAAGTAGGCagttaaaacaaaattgagaagtGCAGCAATTCAGGGGTCACTGAAAAGGCGCTTCTCAACCATCTGGGGAGTCGGGGGGCAGGTCCGGGGGGGCGTAGGGCAGGCAGCCGGGTTTTGAGGGATGAAGAGAAGTTTATCCGACTCAGGAGGGCAAAGCTCTGTCAGACCTAGGGAACACATGGTTATCAGGACACAGCAGGGAGAAACGGGAGGCCGGACAAGACAGACCACGCCGGGAGTCAGGTGTGGACGGCGGGGCGGGGGAGCCCCGAGGCCGGGAGGCAAACGCTAAGGACCAAGTGACCCCAGTAACCGCAACCCAGAAGGGCTCGCTTCGCGCAAAGTGAAGGAATCGCGCAAAGCCGGACCCGAGGGCGCCGCCCAGGGAAGTACGGCTCCGGAGGCCTCGGCGCGCGCTCCAGGCTCGCCGCCCGGCCCTGCGAGCCGCGCCAACGCCGGCTGCCGGCCAGACCTCCCCACGCCCGCCCGGCGCGACGCGGAGGACGACCCACCGAACATGGCGGGCGGTGGCGGAGCGAGCCCGCTGCCCGCGGCGACTCACCCGTGACGTGCAGGAAGCGCAGCCCCTCGGCCTCCACGGCCGGCCGCGCGGACAGCCGCTCCTCGTCCGGCTCCatggcgccgccgccgccgccgccgcccagccGGGCCCCGCCGCGTCAGCTCAAGCCTCGGCCTCACGGCCCGCCCCTCCGTCCACGTGGAGCGCCGGGCCGCGTCCCGGCCAATCGCGGCGCGACCCGGCCCTGACGCTCGGCCTATCGCAGCGAGGGCGTGACCGGGGTGGGGCgtggccggggcggggcggggcggggcggggcgggagggaCCCGGAGAGCCTTGGGGGCGGGGAGAACCCCTGGGCGGGCCGCCGGACATCCTTATTTGCCCGAGAGAGGCCGCGTAACTGACCTCCTGGCAAACTTCTTATCGAATGTTTTCCTTTGTTCCGATTGGACACTAAGGTCACGGGACGCTAGGGGCTGCCTAGAAACGGGATTTGCGCCCACATCTTTGTCCCAGGCAACAGGGCTCGGCTGGTTGGTGACTCCCAGCCATTGGGGTTGTTGCCGAGGTCCACCCCACCGAAGGTTAAAGGTGAAATAGGAGGAACCTCCCCCTCGTGCTGCCGATGTTACCTTTTAGGCTAAGAAAGTCCCCTTCCATCCTCAACGGTTCTTCTCCCCTGCAGAATCAAAACCTCTTGGGAAAGAATCGCAGCAATGGCTCCACCACGGACTGAATCTTACGATGTGTCACAAGACATTATCACAGTTATTTATAATAGTGCcctggctgtttcctctgcctgcaaTGCCCTCTTCCATTCCCTTCCACTCCTCACCTGTCACCACCCGAATTTCTGAGGTCTACCTTAAGCACTCTATTTGAAATTTGACTTTGAGGTTTTTTGGCAGGCTTTGAAGTGAATGTCTTACCTAGCTGCGTCTCAAAAGAAGGGTTGAGAATTAGGAATATAACTGAAAAAATACTGAGCAGCTGACGACAGAGCGCGCAGCCGCCATCGCCGCGAGGAGGAAGGGCAGGCATGCATCCACGCCAATCAAACACCGCCAGCGACTCCACCGCTGCTTCCTCCAGAGATTGCTCAACGGGGTCCGCTCCGGGGACCACGCCGACCTCTTCAGCGGTGCGTCAGGAAGGCAATTTAAAGGAGATTCCTATTCATGAGGGTTCATGGGCCATGGCAAAGAAAAGCCTGAAAGCTCTTCTTCACCTGACAACAGACTCCTCAAATTGGGAAACCAAGGACTCTAGATTTCATCAATTAAGGCTGTGAAGACAGCCGTTGATTTGATGAGTTTAAGAGGaggaattttatttcctccttcttgaTGTTTCCCTCTCACTTGTAAAAGATGAACCCTCAGTCTTTGCTTTGAGGTGATTTCTCACTTGCTCTGGCGTCTTGCAGAAACCCAATGTGCTAAAACTGAACCACTTCTTGGGATTATGGTTGCAATACTTGGTCTAGGATCAGCTTTCAATGTACCTTGTATGTAAATAATGATAAACTAGGATGATCAGTGTTGCCTGACCTCTTTATACTGCAGGCATTAGGTACAGTGTATTGAGGTCACTGTCCATGGAGGCAATTGGCCAGGACATCTTTTCTCTCAGGGGTTAATGCTCTGAAAAGGGATCTGGCACAACAGTTTCAATCAATGCTtgggagttttatttttatatattaacttagtggttaagattgctGGAGGCTTGGGTTAGCTGAAGTTTTTAACAGACAGTGCTCTGCTTTACCAAGAGGTGTCAGATTAAGTCGTGAAAATATCAAGAACGTGGCAGTGAACATCATTTCAGAGCTGACAGCGTATTCAGGAATTAAGATACTTGGAGTAGCTATGGAGGAAGAGCCTACTTTGCAAAGATTTGCTGTTGCTGGCTTTCAAACCAAGCCAATGAGTAATGTCAACCTGCATATCATAAAAACGTCAATATGCTACATCTGGTTAAGTGGGGCATAAAAGAGATGGCTTTACTCACTTTGTTTACCCACCCTGCCTGTAATGTCTGTAATTATGAAGATGACTAAATTGTAACATTTAGTTTCTATCATTTAAGCAAAAATAGTGAACAATTCCTGTCACTCAGGACTTTGCAATATAAAATAGAAACCAGCACAACACTGgtgaaaacacacattttaaataccTACAAGAACAAAGCATGTTTGAATATTATTGTGACTATTGTGAACTACAGtatttgtgtatacatatgtacacacagtATACTGAATAGCATATGCAGCTAAAATTAGTAGATTTTGAATTATTAGAGTGCATGGATGACAGGCTTTTGTGTCAGTTCCTTAGCATATTATTGTTCGTAAGGTTCCATTGATAGAAGTTACTCATTCTTCCTAGGCAAGCTTATGTGTTACCTTTGTCCCTTTAATCAGGGTGTATCATCTCACCTAGCCTGTCTAGAACCATAAAGTTATTTCAGCAAACACTTTACTTAATATAACTGCTCAGGTGTTATTTGCAAACAGAGGACAAAGGTAGTATCCAGAATTCCCAACCAATGACTGGCCATGGTAGACTAAATGCTTGGCCCCAATTCATCATTCCTTCTTGCAACTATATCCTCGCCACGGCCTCAAGGTGAGGAGAGTATTTCCCCATTCTTTGACTTTGCACTCTGCCAGGTGGCTGACCACGGTCAGTGGCAAGGAGGCAGAAGTAACACTGTGTCAGTTTTGAGTGTAGGCCTTAAGAAGCCTCGAGTGCTTCCTTCTTGTGCCTTTGCCCAGTTAGCTGAATTGTCCAAGGAGAGTGAATTATGCAAAGCCGAGCCACCCAAGTTAATCCACAGGCCTGCAGTGAAAAGTAGAGCCCAGTGTGAGAATAAAAGGTGTTTgtcgcggggctggccccgtggctgagtggttgagttcgcgcgctccgctgcaggcagcccagtgtttcgttggttcgatcctgggcgtggacatggcgctgctcattgggccacgttggggcagcgtcccacatgccacaactggaaggacccacaacatacaactatgtaccggggtgtcGCTTAAAACccaagttttggggtagtttgttatgcagcattattgtggcaatagTTAACTGATAAATGGCCAAACCTCACCTTTTCACAAAAGTATGTATAAGACAGGATTAAAGGTATTGATAGCTAAGGGAGATTACAGAGATGGCAATCAAACGAGTGTTTTCTCAAACAAGAATAAGGACTTTTTCAATGACAGACATTCCTGCAGACTCCCTACATAGCCTTTAAATTAtgttaaacatatacatatataaaacgagatatatatttcctaaatttATAGTTCTTAGAATCTCAAAACCAGAGCACTTATTGATTACATACAAATACTACAAAACTAATAATATTCAAATCAACATCTTAATGTAGTTCCACAGAAACAAAGTTCTTTTGAGTGTTACATGACTAGGTCACTGCTACAAAAGTTTCTGCTATAACTTCATACAAGTTATCTTGAAGGTATCTCGTGTTCCACAAATTGCACATTGAAAATACTGGGCATCTGAGAAAAACTGGGTGGGGGCAAACCAAATTTTTCTGGTCCTGAGACACAGTGATGGACCTTGAGCTCTGAGCATAGAAGCTCTCTTTCCTCTGGTCAAATTTTTGCAAAATCCTCACTTGGGACAATAGCATAATGTAACAAGGTccccttttgcttttttcttaccAGCCCCCAAATTAATCATGTGTCATTAAATTGTTTGGTTACAAAGTAATCCTGTTCAGTTCAGATCAATTCAGGGAATGGCACCAAAGCCTCATATTATTGCTAAGTACTGCACAACACTCAGAGCCAGGACCCAAAGTAAGCTACTCGTTAGAGGTAAGGAAGGTGACCACAGAAAAGTTAACAACTGCAACCAACTGGTCATTACTGAGGCTAGTGACCAGAGCCTCATTCAGAGTCCCATTCGGTGAGCTGGCTCATAAGCAATGGGAGTAGGGAGACTCCTGAATATGATGGGGATAGTTTCCAAAGATCATAagtgtgcaaaaaaaaaaaactgaatcaTTTTAGTTGTCCTATCATAAGTGTCAGGTCAATGTGCATTAACAGAAGGGCTACGTGGAGGTAGAAAAGGCAGCCTCACTGGCATATGTCATCGACGATGTTAGAGGAGCTAAACTCTAATCCAGTCCAGGAAGCAGCAGATCTTAAGACCCCTCAAGTCTCTCTGTTTTGATCCTACGCACATTTAGCAATGTTCTAGTCCCAAAAGGCACCCtggtgagaggaagaggaaacccTGCATTACAGGCACTCAGTAAGTTATCTTCTCCTCAAATTAAATTAAGAGTAAGACTTTTAGTTTATAAACCCATCTATTGTATAGTCTATTTCCAGGGTGCCTAAATACCCCAGGAATTCATGAAAACAACTCAAAACCTGTCAAGGAGGGGATAAAACAAGAACAGAGCAATCCAACCTGGTTTGGGCCAGCAGCAAATGGACCATAGGGGACTACTCCTTAAGGAGGTAAAGCGTCGTAGTGAGAGGTAAGGCCAGAAATCCTCCCTGGAATGTCGTCCTCTGACAGGCAGCACCTGGGAGCCCGCCACAAGTGCAGAGCTTGAGGCCCCACCACAGACCCTACCTTGTAACAAGATCCCCTGGAGGTGCACTGTAGTTGGAAAAGCATGGGTTCAGGGTCAGACAGAGGAAATCTAAAGGCCAGGTTCACTCGATGCCCAAGTTCCATCTCCTTTCCAAAGCTCTCTCTACCCTATTCTTTTCTTTAGCTGCCACCGCACTGAGGTTTAGCCCCTCTGTTGCTTGTGGTTTCGTCTTCCCAACTAGACTGgcagctccttgaaggcagagttCCTTCCTGTCTTAGGCCTCTTGTATACACCTTACAAGAACAGCAAATTGGCCCATCAGCAGCCACTCCAAATTGTTTAGGGCCCTATTTTGAAGAGTGTTTCTCACATTTAGGATCACCAGGGAGCGTGAAAAACCCAAAGCAACACTAGCAGATGAGAAAAGATGAATGCCAAGATGCTCACCTCTACCACTTTGTTTTCTAGATTAGCTTAAATTGGTCACAACAGGAATGTAATAAAGTGTCTAGGAGATGTGAGAAACCGTGCCTCAGCCTGCCCACTGGGGCAGCCACGATTCCCCCAGTACCTCCTAAAAGTTGGCACATGCTGCTCCTCTGCTCAAAGCCCATCAACCGACAAGCAGAAGGTACATTCCCCTCCAATTTTTCAAATTAGTAATCACTATTTCCACAATGTTTGTCTGTAGGactaaataaaaacttcaaagaaTATGGATTCCTGTAAGGCCCTAAAGCCTGGCTGCCTTGAATGACGCTCTTCTTATTCTTTGTGCAGAAAAAAATGTACCAGAGATGGCAGATTCTTACTGACAGTCACTGGCAGCACAGTCTTGAGTTttagtaagaatttaaaaatcttaacattTCAGAGAGGATTGGAAAGCCTACCTAGAAATGACACCCTTCTACATTTCCAACTTAAACACATCCACATACCTCACTGCACACACACCCTGACGACATGCAACTTGGTAGCATAGTGAGCAtcctttattttcactatttgTAGAAAACTGGCATTTAGATTTCAAAATTTGTATTACAAAATTACCAGCAGCAGTTTTAAGCATTTCAATAATGCTTATGAACTCCACTTTGCTGACACAAAGCTATTATTCCATGTTCAAAAAGCAGGACTTGTCCTAAGTGGGCATATTATACATTCTATAGATATGTAGGCCACATTGCTCAGGACCCATTTGTGACTGTgtcttcttccatctcttcttcaCCATCATCAGTGGGGcctaaagaaaaacacaaagccaGAAGTCATATCAGTTTGAGAGAACGTGCTCACTCAGTGTGTCAGTGCCCACTGACGAGGCTGCTGCATGCTAGGCCCTGGACTAGGTACAAAACCCAACAGCAGCTCCCGCCCTCGAGGAGCTTGCAGTCCGAGACCCTCTGCCTTTGGCAGGTATGGGAAGGAATGGGCAATTCCTAAGGGAAAGGGTCACAAAGGTGTTTTATCAAAGTCAAACTTGTTGCCTGCCATTCTAACCCATTTTGGTTGAGCtgataatacattttttatgaaGGTAAAAACCTTAtactttgtgttttgttcttgCCACTACCACGGGCAAAGAAACTGTGAATACTCAAAAAACAGCTGGAtacttactacatgccagataCTGGGAATAGTGAGTCAGTGACTTTATTGTCtctaaattaggaaaaatatggCAACAAGCAAAAGGTTCTAACATTTGTTCAACAACTTATGGCAGATAATCTGGTCAATATATTCTGAAAAAGGAAACTGTTTTAATGCCATCAGTGTCTGGGAAAATTACTCATGTTTAAGCTTCTTGTCTCTACAGTTAGACGCAAATATCAGATTTCTAGATACAAAACTACCAAGAAAAAATGTCACTGGGAGGTGCTACTTGGAGGCCTGGGCCCACTGAAATCTAGAGTGCCACAAACaatttctgccttcctctccccggGGTGCTTTCATACTACATTTAAAATCCCCAGAGATCCTAAGATTCTGTCATATCACAGTCACAAGGAGCAATTTTGACAATGCCTCCTCCCCCAACCTCGGTCACCACCGAGCCTTGGAAGCCTCAATAGACTGCTCATGTTCTCAGGACTAAAGACCTAACCTGTCGCAGGCCACAGTGCCCTGCATGGCCTGGCGCACGCTTACTCTGCCGGCTCATCTCACCACATTCTCCTTGTGCCTCGAGCTTCACTCACACTGGCCTCTTTTGGTTCAAGTGTGCAAGGTTCCTTTTCACCACAGGTTTTTTGTCTGTGGAGTTCACTCCCCCTAGAATGCGGCTCTGCCTCTGTTtacttcagtggttctcaaacattttagttttaggacccaaagagcttttgtttatatagATTACATTTATTGACagtgtattagaaattaaaacaatattttaaaaaacagtaattcaTTAAAACAATAAATCTATTACATGTTAACAATTATAttcctataaaacaaaaatatttagtgagaaggttggcattttatatttttgcctctGTAATGTCTGATGAGTAGCTGTCAGCTGGACTCTTGTATTGCCTTCATTGTTCCACCTGTTGCAATTTGTTGTTTTTACTGAATGAAGAAAATCagcctcacacagatatgtagtTAGAAAAGGGACGAGTATTCTGATAGCCTTTGCAGACAgttgcaaatattcttttttgatattaTGCCAAAACTTGAAAAAACTGGTAGTTTCTTAAGGTTACTTTGTAATGTGGAGTCTGAAACCTTATCAATGAACCTGTCATACTCTCTTACTTGaaaatccattggtctatcttgTACTTTGAAGGGACTGTTTACACACGCATGATTTTCTAATATCATTTGGAAAACCctggttcactgagttatgcagatcttccaaatgttgactcATTTCATTATACACTATCGAAAAAATCATATTCATCAATATCACCAATTTCCTCAGAAAAGTCTGTAAGTTTGGGAATCTGTGAAGGTAACAGTTGTGGATAAAAGTTTTCCAGTtcttaatttttgcttgaaatctGGAATTTTATCACTGATAACCAGCACCattagttgttttccttgaagtgacaagCTCACTTCATGTTTGAGAAGATGCCTGCCCCTCACTTGAAACAAGTGCACAAGTGCATGGAGACAACCATCCACCTTACATATGCAGAAGTGCTCCACGCACACCCCATTTTCTGTCTCAAGGATATCAAAAAGATGTGCATGCAAGGGGTGAcatttaataaagttaataattCTCGTTCCTTCACGAAGGACATTCTTAAGCGAAACTCGTGTGTATCTTACTGAGAGAGTGCGCAGCAGTTGAGAATATGACAACTACTAATATCCTTCGGGCCAACGCCTTGACCTGCACAGAGGCGCCAGCTGTTTTACCCACCACTGCTCTTCCACCATGAGTGCAAATGTTAATATgatgaaaaaagcaaacagtgCCTTGGTGTTGTTATAAAAAGTTTTGACCTTACAGACTCCCAGGGGTTCAAGGACCACACACTGAGAATTGCTGGTCTAATTAATGTCTTACTCATTTCTAGCTTCAGTTCAAACACTATTTCCCCAGGGAAACTTTCCCTGAGTTGCCAGTCTAGGTAGAGGTCCTAGTTACATTCATAACAAAACTTGTAATATGCATTGTTTTGAGTAGTTTTCACTTTATACCGCCAGGGCTCACCATGCTGCCGGACACAAAGTTGGCATTCAAATATTAGAATATCTACCACTTACCAAAA harbors:
- the SELENOS gene encoding selenoprotein S, producing the protein MEPDEERLSARPAVEAEGLRFLHVTVGSLLAAYGWYLVFSCILLYVLFQKLSSRLRALRQRRLDRAAAAVEPDVVVKRQEALAAARLKMQEELNAQVEKHKEKLRQLEEEKRRRKIEMWDSMQEGKSYKRNARGPQEEDSPGPSTSSVIPKRKSDRKPLRGGGYNPLSGEGGGACSWRPGRRGPSSGG